The DNA segment ATATGGATGTCACCTGTTTCGATAGTGCGGATCGGGTGCTGAACCATCTGGACAAGGAACAACCGGATGTTGTGGTTTCGGACATACGCATGCCGGGAATGGATGGACTGGAACTCCTTGAGTTACTTCATACACGCTATCCGGAGATGCCGGTTATCATCATGACCGCCCATTCCGATCTTGAGAGTGCGGTATCCGCCTACCACGGCGGTGCATTTGAGTATCTGCCCAAACCCTTTGATGTGGATGAAGCCGTTCAACAGATTAGACGGGCCTGCCGGCAATTAACGGCAGTGGATGACAAGCCAAAACTGGATGATCTGGATATGGAGAAGGTTATCATTGGTGAAGCACCTGCCATGCAGGAGGTGTTTCGCGCCATCGGTCGCCTGGCCAGGTCAAACATCACTGTCCTGATCAACGGTGAATCGGGTACCGGAAAGGAGTTGGTGGCCCATGCCCTGCACCGTCACAGTACCCGTGCGGCTGGTCCATTTATCGCCTTGAACATGGCCGCCATACCCAAAGACCTGATGGAGTCGGAGTTGTTCGGTCATGAACGGGGCGCCTTTACCGGCGCCCAGACGCGCCGTGTCGGCCGCTTCGAACAGGCCGATGGCGGTACCCTGTTTCTGGATGAGATCGGCGATATGCCGGCGGAATTGCAGACCCGCTTGCTGCGGGTGCTGGCCGATGGGGAGTTCTATCGGGTGGGTGGCCACGAACCGGTCAAAGTCGATGTGCGGATCATTGCCGCGACCCATCAACACCTGGAGGGATTGGTAAAGTCGGGCTCCTTCAGGGAGGATCTGTTTCATCGATTGAATGTCATACGTATCCAGATTCCGGCACTGCGTCAACGACGGGAGGATATCCCGCTGTTGTTGAAACACTTTCTCAAAAGCGCTGCGGAAGAACTGGCGGTGGAGTCTAAGGTGTTGTTACCCGAGACGGATGCCTACCTGAGCCAGTTGGAGTGGCCTGGCAATGTTCGCCAACTGGAAAATACAGCCCGATGGTTGACCGTCATGGCCTCTGGACAAGAGATTCATGTTGACGATCTACCGAGTGAATTGAGAGAGAGCAGTGAGGCGCAACCCGGGTACCATGAGGACTGGCGTCAACAACTACGCGAGTGGGGAAGAAAAAGGCTCCAGGAGGGCGGCGAAGGTTTGCTCAACGAGGCTGGGCCGGACTTCGAGACCGCAATGATCGAAATAGCCCTGGAGCATACCGCGGGCAGACGCCAGGATGCAGCGCGGCTACTTGGTTGGGGACGCAATACCTTGACGCGAAAGATCAAGGAGCTTGGATTGGAGCGACTTTAATCGGCTATTAACTTGTTTGCCTAACCCGTGCATGAGGTTATGATTCAAACCTCATTGGGGGCTGCCACTGAATTAGCTTGGCAGCCTTTGTTGGTAAGGTTCTATTCCAGGTAACAGTTATGGATTCCAGTTCAATCGAGCTGCCGGGCAGCGAGGTCGAGTCAATCGCCCTTGATAACGATACCCTAACGATACGTTTTTCCCGTGCCATCATCATCAAGACCATGAGCGGTTCTGCCGAACGTACCCGCTGGTGGCAGG comes from the Candidatus Thiodiazotropha sp. CDECU1 genome and includes:
- the ntrC gene encoding nitrogen regulation protein NR(I); this encodes MDRTCRVWVIDDDRSIRWVLQKTLEQADMDVTCFDSADRVLNHLDKEQPDVVVSDIRMPGMDGLELLELLHTRYPEMPVIIMTAHSDLESAVSAYHGGAFEYLPKPFDVDEAVQQIRRACRQLTAVDDKPKLDDLDMEKVIIGEAPAMQEVFRAIGRLARSNITVLINGESGTGKELVAHALHRHSTRAAGPFIALNMAAIPKDLMESELFGHERGAFTGAQTRRVGRFEQADGGTLFLDEIGDMPAELQTRLLRVLADGEFYRVGGHEPVKVDVRIIAATHQHLEGLVKSGSFREDLFHRLNVIRIQIPALRQRREDIPLLLKHFLKSAAEELAVESKVLLPETDAYLSQLEWPGNVRQLENTARWLTVMASGQEIHVDDLPSELRESSEAQPGYHEDWRQQLREWGRKRLQEGGEGLLNEAGPDFETAMIEIALEHTAGRRQDAARLLGWGRNTLTRKIKELGLERL